TTATGGTATTAGCCATAGAAATTGGGGCTTGTCCACTTTAGTAAACTATACCATTAAAACGGAGAACAGTAAAAAGTATCAATTTGGAAATCAATGGAATGTAGCTTTAAATACATATAAGACCTACTATGTATCCCCATCTGTATCCCTTACTCCGCAAATAGGTGTTGGAGGCGAATTTTTTGAAGAGAATTTACAGTTTAGTTTAGCGGTACCAGATACCGGTGGCAATGTCTATTTTGGGCGATTGGGCGTAGAGTTAAATTATAACAGGTATGCACTTGGGTTTTCTAGTATGCTGCCCATTTCGCAAAATTTGAATGAAGGTAAAGTTGAGGTAAAAAACAGGGTTTCATTATATTTGAATATCAATATATGATAGATAACCTTTTAAAAACCTAAATAACTGACCATGACATTAGTCGAGTTTAAGAAAAAACTAACTGCAGCACCAAAAGAAATATCTTTTTCAGACACTATGCAGGTAATAGATTCTAAATATAGTTTTACGCCTACGGCATTTACCAATGGAGAAGTGAAAAATGAAGCTGGCCAAAACTCTGGTTCGTGCAAATTATTTTCGTTTGCAATCAAAGAAGGTCTTACAAAAGAAG
The sequence above is a segment of the Maribacter dokdonensis DSW-8 genome. Coding sequences within it:
- a CDS encoding HopJ type III effector protein, translating into MTLVEFKKKLTAAPKEISFSDTMQVIDSKYSFTPTAFTNGEVKNEAGQNSGSCKLFSFAIKEGLTKEETLVCFGSYYFDEVLLDLKGDSHQNIRNFIETGFEGLHFEGEALKLL